The genomic region TGCTGACATGTCCATGTCCCATTGTGGACATGGACATGTCCCATTGCTGACATGGACATGTCCCTGACATGGACATGTCCCATTTCTTACCAGATGAAATCACTGTCCTGatgtcctgtcctcttcctcaggcCACAGGGCCGTATATGTAGGTGTCCACGTCCCTCTTGGACGGGAAAGCAGGCGGCGGCATCGCCACCGAGGCCACCGGCAccacagaaaaagaaaggagaggagctCAGACGAGGGGAAGGACGATGGCAGGGAATCCCCCACCTACGGTGGGGACGGCTCTGATGTCCACATGTCTGATAGCCAGTCTGAGAGTGTTTACTTGCACTTGTTCACGTGCACGTCTGGTGATACGCGGAGAGATTTTACACGTGCACATTTGTCTGAATGCCGTACTTTAAACTTCacagcagcaaaagcaaatATAGATTTTAAAGTCAGATCAGATAAAATGATTGGGTGCATTGTGGGTTTAATAGTATCCATTATTTTACCTCACTTGTTGATTGGCTCCCTCATAGACACGCCATCCCAGAGAGTCCAGTTCATCCTGGGCACTGAGGACGATGACCTTGAGCATGTGCCCCACGACCTCTTCACGGAGCTGGACGAGCTGTCCTTTAGAGACGGCAGGGCCACCGAGTGGAGAGAGACGGCCAGGTCAGGGGGCAACCAAGAGTCAAACCACCTCGAACGTTCTAGAATGTCCACGTTCCTGTGACTTCACCTGAATCAGATTTGATATCCTTCAGATTCTCTTCAATGCTTAAATGGGCTCATTTAGCAGCTGCTACCTGCTGTCATGATTACTTCTTAATAAATCAAACTATCTGCTTTTGCTAACAGATGGCTCAAGTTTGAAGAGGATGTAGAAGATGGTGGCGAGAGGTGGAGTAAACCCTACGTGGCCACCTTGTCGCTGCACAGTTTGTTTGAGCTGCGTAGCTGCATTCTTAACGGCACCGTGATGCTGGACATGAGGGTCAGCAGCATCGAGGAGATCGCCGGTGCGTTCTGGGGGATCCACTGATGTTATTCGTGTTCCTCGATGTGTTATTCGTGTTCCTCGATGTGTTATTCGTGTTCCTCGATGTGTTATTCGTGTTCCTCGATGTGTTATTCGTGTTCCTCGATGTGTTATTCGTGTTCCTCGACGTGTTATTCGTGTTCCTCGATGTGTTATTCGTGTTCCTCGACGTGTTATTCGTGTTCCTCGATGTGTTATTCGTGTTCCTCGATGTGTTATTCGTGTTCCTCGATGTGTTATCCGTGTTCCTCGACGTGTTATTTGTGTTCCTGCTGGTGACCCTTCCGTCGTCCCACCCAGACATGGTGATAGACAACATGGTGGCCTCGGGGCAGCTGGACGAGGACCTGCGTGCCAAGGTTCGGGAGGCCATGCTGAAGAAACACCATCACCAGAATGAGCGAAAGCTCAGCAATCGCATCCCTTTGGTGCGATCCATTGCTGACATAGGCAAGAAACATTCTGACCCACTCTTGCTTGAAAGAAACGGTGAGATCCTGTGCACtcgcatttctttttcttccataTTTTCCATTGTTGGGGCGACGTTCCTAAAAATCCCACTGTTCAAATCCCCACAATGCCGGCGTAGAAGGTGGATGGTAAAAGTGAGTAAAGTGGAAAAAGCCTCTACTCTTTGAAAATGCTCCTGTCCCCCTGGAGAAACAGAAATCTGGGTGCTAGTGACCGTGCTAACCTGGCTTGGCCTTTGAACCTGTCCTTTAACGCCATCGTGTGTGTCAGAGGTACAAAGTTGCTTCATAAGTAGCCGGCGTTTTGGCTGGTTCCTGACCGGGCATGTGCACGGCGACGTGCGTGCTGCTGCGCTAGCCTGGGGTTTAAGAATGAAAGTGACATGTGACCACTCGTGCTTGTCTTTTTGCACTTTAATGGAATCAAACCTGGAAAACAAACCTAAAAGACGCTGTAAGAGTTTTATGGTGGGATGTTCTGTGTCTAGTGAGTATTTGCTGGGGTGTATCTGTATTGTTTGGTGCAGCACATCTGCCTAGCGTGCACATTTATGCTAACTCATGCTCGTTGCATGTCGGTCCCTTCGGACCTGCTCTATGGGAGAGGTTTGTTTGATGTTGGATGAGGTTTGATACCCGGCCCTTGTGGACCCTCCTACATGCCTCACTGAGTCATTCTTAGTCACTTttgcacacgtgcgcacacacacatgctaccTGCTCATTTTAGTGCAAGCAGAACTCTACGTTAACCTCTGCCACGCTTTTACTGCCGACCTGTTCAGGCTGCATCTCCTCTAGACGCCATCTCTGATGTACGCCTGCCTCATATGTTTACCCTCTCTGTTCCATCCCTTATTACTTTTCTTCCTCcgtctccttccttccttctcttctcctctcctctttatgCCTTTGTCTCCCATGTTAGGAGAGGGCCTGTCCTCCTCACGTCTCTCTCTCCACAAACCAGGGGCTACCTCCTCTGACTCCAACCTCCCCCAGAGACGAGAGTCCAGAGTCTCGGTCCTGCTGAACCATCTCCTGCCCTCTTCTTACTCCAACACTGGCCACTCCCCAGGCTCCTCGTTCCTCCCGACTCCTCAAAATAGCCCCGCTTCTGTCCGGTGTTCTTCTCAAAACCTGCCATGTACCCATGGCGCAGGTCCTGGCCCTCAAGGCATCCCGGAGGTTGTGGTATCGCCTCCCGAGGACGATGATCCACTGAcctccacagaagaagaggcagCAACACCTCAGCTAAATCGGCGCGCATCTTCGGCATCCCAAGGCCTGGAGATGCTGGCCTTAGAAGGCAAATATCTGTGTAGCCTGCCAGTGTGAGTCACGGCTTGAACAGAGAACATTAGCACCAGCAtgaccgctctgctctctgttAGCTCCCAACATTGCAGCCATCTCATCAATAACCCACAGCAAAGCTAAACTGCTGCAATGCTCCACCTTCTTTACCAACCAGGTTCTGGCACCAGTTTCTTCCACACCTCATAGTTATTaactccctcttcctccctctcttatTTACACCATTAACCTGGCTACCCCGTCCCTCCCACCTGCTGCATGTGCagttttccccctttctttccGTTTCCAGCTCATTCCGCAGCATCCCGGCCTTGCTTGGCCTTCCTCCTTCACACCTTTGAGCCTGTGGGTGCATGGCTGCCCTTTAAACTGTTTCTGTCCATTATTCTTTACTTTCATTGTTTTATGTGACGCTTTTCACACCTCCGCAACTTCAATCATTGGATTGTGCAGAAGGAACAGAAGGATTTAAAAAGCTCTGAAGTCAGTGGAGGCCCACCAACAGTAAAAGTCTGTGGCTGATCCCACGAGTGTGCTCCTTGATACCTGACAGGCAGCTCAGGAAATGTTTAGCTTTACTAGCATTTGGGATTCAGGATGCTGTTATTGCTAGTTCTGTTCAACAGCTCTGGACTACAGAAAACTAGCTCTTTTACCCAACAAATGTAAGCCGAGGACGGCTTCGTGCTACTCTGTGTTTCGTCATATTGGCACTTGCAGTGACTTTTTGTCCTCCCGACGCGGCCTTATCACTTTATTATTAGACTGCGCCTGTGTTGTCTCTTCTGGGAATAGCTCCATTTCAAAGGGAGGGCCACTGGAACCAGTGATCAGTTGGTGGAGGACTCTAATTGGCTGTGCTGGTCTTTTTATAGCAGATAAGCATCTGTAATTGTAGATCCTTGGAGgaaaaactatttttttccAAGAAGGGAAGCACTTATTAAGGAATGTGGCCTGAAACCTTCTCCAGTGTGTTTTGTTGATTCATGATCTGATCTGAAGTCTCTTTGATGACAGAGACAATAATCCTCATCCATCCAATATTTTAAACCTCCAAACCCTAAAAGGAgacttttcttattttaaattggtaattatttctattatttcaTCTCCACTTAAGTCACTCGTACCCTTATTAAACCTCATTAAACCACAAGGTGCTGACGTCCTAGGAAAGTGAGCGTCAGACACATCGGCCCAGCTGCCAGGATCCAAACTGAGCAGGACTGGAGCCAGAAGCATGAGGTCGACGGCTGGGAAGCAGCCAAATGTTCTGTAACCTGCTACAAGATGTGCGACCCTGTAGCGAGTCATACGTAAATGCTGTCACTTCCAGAAATGTGAACTCCAGCATGAGAAAAAGGCTTTTACATTTGGTTTGGATACCAGGACTGTCCTAAAAACGCTGTAGCCTCAGTTACTGCCTTAATGCTCAAGATTAAAAAATGGGTAAATCATTCATTCACCAGTTGCAGTGCTCAGACACGACTGGGACCCTCTCACATGCTTGCATGGTGTCCACCAGCTTTGTCCCTCTTGTGACTCCATCCTTTTGTCCTTCTAGGCTCACTGGTGTCTCCCAGTTCTGTCCCGATCAACCTGGATGGCAACAAGGGTGTGGAGAGGAGGCCTTCTAAAGCTGGGGTCAGTAGAGAAAGCAGCAGTGTCGACTTCAGCAAGGTAACATAACGTTAGCACGTAGCCTAGCAGCCGTCCGTCATGGTGGAGGGGACCAGGGCTTTGTCGCTGTCCTGTTTCTGCTCCCATCACATTACCTGCAAAGCCTTTTTCTTCTGGGCTTCAGAAACCGCTCCACCTGGAAATGATTAAGAGTTGCTCCACAAAATAAACATCTTGTGCAGTTATGCAACGGTGTTTAGCTTTGAGAATTCCTCCCTCTCATGAAGCATTGTCATCGCACTCGCAGCTCTTAAAGAAACAGCTCAGAGCTGGAACGCATCCTTTCCTCTAGCACCTTTAAAATGTGGCCACTAATTAGTCTTTTGTTCATTAGCACAGTATTCACACGCCGTGCTGCCATTCTGCTCAGAATCCTCTTTCCcgttgcatgtgtgtgcttaAACTGCTCCATCTTAGTTGTGCTTCTGGTTGCTACCAGGCTCTGCCTCATGGTGTAACTGTATCACTTTCAGGTGGACATGAATTTTATGAAAAAGATTCCTCCAGGGGCGGAAGCGTCCAATGTCCTGGTGGGTGAGGTGGACTTCCTGGAGAAGCCCATAATTGCCTTTGTGCGACTGTCCCCTGCAGTGCTGATTACAGGCCTCACCGAGGTTCCTGTGCCTACAAGGTAATTAATCTGTCTAACGTAACGAGATAATGTGATCTGCACGTTAACAGTTTATTAATTTCTGTAATTGCATTAAAGGAGCATGATTGATGTGTCAGCAGTCAGCTCTGCTACATTCTGTTTCCAAGAATGCGGCACAACAAAAGGCCAGTTTTCAGTGTGCGTTTTCCCTGTTCCAAGGtttcttttcttgcttttgGGTCCTCATGGGAAAGGACCCCAGTACCATGAGATCGGCAGATCAATGGCTACGCTAATGACAGATGAGGTGAGACGCAGATCTCACTTTGAAGATCTGTCACGTTTAGCTAGCGTGGACAGGCTGCATGCGTAGTGGACAGGAGTGTCCACAGCCAACCAGGTCACCTGGTAACAAATGTCCCGCTTTTCCCTAGATTTTCCACGATGTGGCGTACAAGGCCAAAGACCGAACCGATCTTCTCTCAGGGATAGATGAGTTTCTGGATCAGGTGACTGTCCTGCCTCCTGGCGAATGGGACCCCACAATTCGAATTGAGCCCCCCAAGAATGTCCCGTCTCAGGTTAGTGGCCAGATTTGTCTgggagaccacacacacacacacacacacacacacacttgtggttTAAAGAGATGAGAAAAATGCTTAAGACTGGATGTTTTTAGGCATTTTCATTACTTCCCCCATGTAGTTTAAACTTCACAGGAAAATGGTAAAAACACACCAACGGTTTGACACCAGAATAGATTCGaaatatgcttttttttaaatctttgacaAATTGATGTGCACTTCCTCCGTTTCCTGCACCTCCTGATGTGGCGTCGTCTGTCTGTTGGCGCTTTAATTCCAGAGATTAAATGTCTGTAGCTTGAAGGCCCACAGGTCTCTGTCACCATTTACACGATGCAAACAAGAGGAGACGAGTagagaagaaagcagaaaagtTGCTGCTACTGAATAAAGTTCTGTGTAAAAACTGTGTGTGgaacagatgaagaggaagagaccgTCGCAGCCCAACGGCACCGCGTCTCCCGCTGGAGAGCACGAAAAAGAAGAGGATCACCAGGCCGGCCCCGAGTTACAGAGGACTGGACGGTGAGTTagagcagaggctgcagcctcCATTGTGATGCTGGACACCTTCTGTCCTGCTCGGTTGCTGCCATCTAGGGCTAAATGACACGGTGGCGCTCACGCCGCTGCCACGCGGAGGAGAATGTGTTTACGGGAAACCTCATACAGATGCAGCACATGGAGCACATGTCTGCTGAAGGGCACTGTATTATTTACAGATTTGCTTCCCTGTTCAGCGCTACTATAAAAGGCTCAGCATACGAGCACTAATGAGGGCGCGTGTCCCCCCGTGGGGGAAGCTAACGAGGAAGAAGGAGCCAGCAGAGAGCAGGGTTTGCAGATGCCGACCATGGTTCTTCTAAAGGCGTGCAGCCGGGAGGTCCACCTCCAGCCCTGGATGGCTGCAGGCCACCAGGAAGACAGTTGACCCAGGAAAGGGGGGTCCTGGGtgggaagggggtcccagggGGTCTCAGATCAAATAATAAAGCAACAGCCTGTTTTTGAACCCTCACCTTAAACGTGCAGCAGCCATAAGGCTGAAGAATGACGGCACAAActgcaataaaaatgttcttgAAGTGGATTTAAGTGCTAAACCCCAGACTGGTGGTTGTATTGCATTTGCAGGATTTTTGGAGGTCTGGTCCTGGATGTCAAACGGAAGTTGCCCTTCTACTGGAGCGACATCAGGGACTCCCTCAGCCTGCAGTGTCTggcctccatcctcttcctctactGCGCCTGCATGTCTCCCGTCATCACCTTTGGAGGTCTGCTCGGAGAGGCCACAAAAGGCAACATAGTGAGTCTGACGCTCGCCACTTTACAGTCACCGCTGTTTCTTCTGGTCTCCATGGGAACGACATGCAACCCAGCACGGGGCCGTTTGGCTTGATCCCCTTTTTATTCATAGCTGCATCCGTCCCGTTTCATTGAGACGTTTAGTTTCAGCTCAATTGTGATTGACGGCTGCGCTTTGATTGGGCCAGACAGGTGTTTGGGTGGGAACTCAACACCGCGGCGCTGCCCGGTCACTGCTGCTCAGAATCTGTCACAAAAGAAGCGCGTCACCGTCTGGCACGTTCACCCGTTTATTTTTGTACTGTGGAGGAAACGGACACGATTGTTGTCTAATTTCTCACTCTCCAAGATGCAGTTATTTTTCAACTGTCTTGTGTTATAACTCTGCTGCTTCTATTTATTGCTCTTTTTTATTGCTTTCCTCTCATGTCCCGGTCCTTAACTGGGGACGGTCCTGCTGGGACCTGCTGAGTAAACTGAGTAGCACAGGCCCATAAAATGGCCGTATTTATTAGAAGTCAGCTGGCTGGAGGTTTGTTCCGCCCGGCGACGCGGTTCTGAAtgcctttttaattaaaacgcCACATCCTGGTggccctcccctcctccctctcgtGTGTCCTCAGAGTGCCATCGAGTCTCTGTTTGGAGCGTCGCTCACAGGAGTGGCGTACTCGCTCTTCGCAGGCCAACCCCTCACTATTCTGGGCAGCACAGGTCCTGTTTTAGTGTTTGAGAAGATCCTCTTCAAGTTCTGCAAGTATGTTTATGCTCGTGTAGCTTTGTCATCACATTCTAGATGGAGTGGAAATGCTAATGAGGAAGTGCTGTTCTCTCCCCGAGCCTTTAAGACCTGGAATAATTCCCTATTCCACGTCTTTCCCAGTGACTACAGCCTGTCCTACCTCTCCCTGAGAACCAGCATCGGCCTTTGGACCGCCTTCCTGTGTCTGGTTCTGGTGGCCACCGATGCTAGCTCCTTGGTCTGCTACATCACCCGTTTCACAGAAGAGGCCTTTGCTGCGCTCAtctgcatcatcttcatctaTGAGGCTCTGGAGAAGCTGTTTCACCTGGGAGAACATTACCCTGTCAACATGCACAACGAGCTGGACCGCCTCACTGTGTACTCGTGAGTACGAGGACGTAGTGAGCAGTAGTGAGCAGAATAGAAGCTCAGATCTTGTCCTGCATGCATGGGGGGGTTCCTGGAGGGTGGTTACTCACAAATGGCTGCTTCTGCTCATTACTTTCACATGTAGCGATGctaaaaacaacttttacagTGAATTAAGAGGAGAATTCATCAGACGATCCCAAATGTGTCCCGTCTCTTTAAACTGCCTTCTGTTGTTTTGCGTTGGGAAGTGCTGGAGATCTAGGAATGATTCCATAGCAATGATTCCATAGCAATGATTCCATAGGAATGATTCCATAGGAATGATTCCATAGGAATCATCGGACTCAGGAGCCTTTGTTCTGCTCCACAGGTGTCAGTGTTCTCCCCCAGCTAATGTCACAGATAAACTAGTGCAACGGTGGAACCAGTCAGGATTCACTCCGGATTCCATCCCCTGGAACAACCTCAGTGTCTCGGTGAGCTTTGGGGATCTCCTGTGATCTGTGGGATCCCCCTCACACGTGTGCTGTGCACTGACCTGATGCTCCCGTTTCTCTAGATGTGCTCCAAGCTTGAGGGGGAATTCCTGGGTCCTGCGTGTGGCCATCACGGGCCCTACATCCCAGATGTTCTCTTCTGGTCCATCATTCTCTTCTTCACCActttcttcttgtcctccttcCTTAAACAGTTCAAGACGGAGAGATACTTTCCCACCAAGGTGAGATGTTCTTCAGCTTCCTCACACATCTGGAATCAGTGCTGTTTTAATCACCATTAAGctcgttttcttttttctttacatttcatCAGAATCTTGAAGCATTGAGGTAGAAGAAGCATCCAAATGTTTCATCcaaattttattttc from Takifugu rubripes chromosome 12, fTakRub1.2, whole genome shotgun sequence harbors:
- the LOC101073075 gene encoding sodium bicarbonate cotransporter 3 isoform X11, which encodes MLLSPWRNRNLGASDRANLAWPLNLSFNAIVCVRGEGLSSSRLSLHKPGATSSDSNLPQRRESRVSVLLNHLLPSSYSNTGHSPGSSFLPTPQNSPASVRCSSQNLPCTHGAGPGPQGIPEVVVSPPEDDDPLTSTEEEAATPQLNRRASSASQGLEMLALEGSLVSPSSVPINLDGNKGVERRPSKAGVSRESSSVDFSKVDMNFMKKIPPGAEASNVLVGEVDFLEKPIIAFVRLSPAVLITGLTEVPVPTRFLFLLLGPHGKGPQYHEIGRSMATLMTDEIFHDVAYKAKDRTDLLSGIDEFLDQVTVLPPGEWDPTIRIEPPKNVPSQMKRKRPSQPNGTASPAGEHEKEEDHQAGPELQRTGRIFGGLVLDVKRKLPFYWSDIRDSLSLQCLASILFLYCACMSPVITFGGLLGEATKGNISAIESLFGASLTGVAYSLFAGQPLTILGSTGPVLVFEKILFKFCNDYSLSYLSLRTSIGLWTAFLCLVLVATDASSLVCYITRFTEEAFAALICIIFIYEALEKLFHLGEHYPVNMHNELDRLTVYSCQCSPPANVTDKLVQRWNQSGFTPDSIPWNNLSVSMCSKLEGEFLGPACGHHGPYIPDVLFWSIILFFTTFFLSSFLKQFKTERYFPTKVRSTISDFAVFITIMIMVLVDYLMGIPSPKLNVPDRFEPTSKNRGWLIDPLGSNPWWTLPMAALPALLCTILIFMDQQITAVIINRKEHKLKKGCGYHLDLLVVSVMLGICSIMGLPWFVAATVLSISHVNSLKVESGCSAPGEQPKFLGIREQRITGLMIFVLMGCSVFMTSALKFIPMPVLYGVFLYMGASSLKGIQFFDRIKLFGMPAKHQPDLIYLRYVPLWKVHIFTLVQLTCLVLLWVIKASAAAVVFPMMVLALVFVRKLLDLFFTKRELSWLDDLMPESKKKKEDDKKKKEREKLEEESRLLAEEELAMKVSFEGQNQLNIPVKTLSGSSDPMVVNISDEMAKTAVWKAVMSSADSCAPPVKHSGSQEKLSCVRVDVSPDTSGGIHGRDLPLKRGGASCPPPTSFHSTL